One Candidatus Paceibacterota bacterium genomic window carries:
- the serS gene encoding serine--tRNA ligase → MLDIKFIRENRELVKEAARKKRINFNVDRLLELDEARRKLLQETETMKAEQNIRSERVSKITDESEKQKLISELKILKDKFAAGEKNLNDLTEKWQNLMFEAPNIPDLSVPEGESDLDNKEIRRWGKIPFFDFTPKNHLEILKTFDLADFERGSKVSGFRGYFLKNEGALLDFAIWQFVFDEMVQNGFVPFLAPSLVKEESFLGTGWLPQGKDEVYQTQDNLYLAGTAEVPMMGYHAGEILIEEELPKKYVALSPCFRREAGSYGKDVKGLYRVHEFMKVEQIVLCKADHQESVKWHEEITQNSERIMQKLGIPYRVVVNCGADLGLGQVKKYDIEGWVASEKKYRETHSASYFHDFQTRRLNMRYRSKDGKIYFVHSLNNTVIATPRILISILENNQQKDGSIIIPEPLRKYMGKDRIFR, encoded by the coding sequence ATGCTGGATATAAAATTTATTCGTGAGAACCGAGAGCTTGTAAAAGAGGCTGCAAGAAAAAAACGTATCAATTTCAATGTTGACCGGCTTTTGGAATTGGATGAGGCCCGCCGCAAACTTCTTCAGGAAACGGAAACCATGAAAGCGGAGCAAAACATCCGTTCGGAAAGAGTGTCTAAAATTACCGACGAATCGGAAAAACAAAAGCTTATAAGCGAACTTAAAATTTTAAAAGATAAATTTGCCGCCGGCGAAAAAAATCTAAATGATTTGACGGAAAAATGGCAAAATTTGATGTTTGAAGCTCCGAATATTCCTGATTTGTCCGTTCCCGAAGGAGAAAGCGATTTGGATAACAAAGAGATAAGAAGGTGGGGAAAAATTCCGTTTTTTGATTTTACTCCCAAAAACCATTTGGAAATTTTAAAGACATTCGACCTTGCCGATTTTGAACGCGGGTCCAAGGTTTCCGGTTTTCGCGGATATTTTTTGAAAAACGAAGGAGCGCTTCTTGATTTCGCGATATGGCAATTTGTTTTTGACGAGATGGTTCAAAACGGATTTGTTCCGTTCCTCGCGCCGTCTCTAGTAAAAGAAGAAAGTTTTTTAGGCACGGGCTGGCTTCCGCAGGGTAAAGATGAAGTTTATCAAACGCAAGATAATCTTTATTTGGCAGGCACGGCAGAAGTGCCGATGATGGGCTATCATGCCGGGGAAATTTTAATAGAAGAAGAGCTTCCCAAAAAATACGTGGCTCTTTCCCCGTGTTTCAGGCGGGAGGCGGGAAGTTATGGAAAAGATGTCAAAGGGCTTTACCGCGTCCATGAATTCATGAAAGTGGAACAGATTGTTTTGTGTAAAGCGGATCACCAGGAATCCGTAAAGTGGCATGAGGAAATAACTCAAAACTCCGAGCGTATTATGCAGAAACTCGGAATACCTTACAGAGTGGTGGTAAATTGCGGGGCTGATTTGGGCCTGGGGCAGGTAAAAAAATACGATATAGAAGGGTGGGTGGCTTCGGAGAAAAAATACAGAGAAACTCATTCGGCTTCTTATTTTCATGATTTTCAGACAAGAAGGCTGAATATGCGTTATCGTTCAAAAGACGGCAAAATTTATTTCGTTCACTCGTTAAACAATACCGTTATAGCCACACCGCGAATTTTGATTTCCATTCTTGAAAACAATCAGCAAAAAGACGGCTCAATTATAATTCCCGAACCGCTGAGAAAATACATGGGAAAGGACAGGATTTTCAGATAA